Proteins encoded in a region of the Campylobacter geochelonis genome:
- the gyrA gene encoding DNA gyrase subunit A, with translation MENNIFDDSQDIQIIDVEESIKTSYLDYSMSVIIGRALPDARDGLKPVHRRILYAMNDLGVGSRSPYKKSARIVGDVIGKYHPHGDTAVYDALVRMAQSFSMRVPTVDGQGNFGSIDGDSAAAMRYTEARMTLLAEELLKDLDKDTVDFIPNYDESMHEPDVLPARVPNLLLNGSSGIAVGMATNIPPHSLDELVDGLLMLLENKDITLEELMTVIKGPDFPTAGIIFGKKGIIDAYRTGRGRIKMRAKTHIEKKANKDIIVIDELPYQTNKATLIEKIAELVKDKQIEGISEVRDESDREGIRVVIELKRDAMSDIVLNNLFKSTVMEATFGVIMLAIDNKEPKVFSLIELLKLFLRHRKTVIIRRTIYELQKARARAHILEGLKIALDNIDDVIELIKSSADTTVAREGLMAKFGLSELQSNAILDMRLSRLTGLEREKIENELKEILAEIQRLDAILKSEDLIEGIIKDELLEVKSKFKCPRITEIIDDYDDINIEDLIPNESMVVTITHRGYIKRVPSKTYEKQKRGGKGKVAVTTYDDDFIESFFICDTHDTLMFVTDRGQLYWLKVYKIPEGSRTAKGKAVVNLVELQPDEKIMAIIPTNDFDENKSLAFFTKNGIVKRTNLSEYSNIRTVGIRAINLDDDDEVVTATIVTQDIKSLFVVTKKGMCIKFEVEDAREIGRVSRGVTGIRFKEEGDFVVGAAVLRDDEQEVLSVANKGIGKRTTADEYRLQKRGGKGVICMKLTSRTGDLVGIVVVDEEMDLMALTSSGKMIRVDMQSIRKAGRNTSGVKVVDVDGEEVVNIAICPKIESSDETESDNSLLGEENE, from the coding sequence ATGGAAAATAATATTTTTGATGATAGTCAAGATATCCAGATAATCGATGTTGAGGAGTCTATCAAGACAAGTTATCTTGATTATTCGATGAGTGTTATTATCGGTAGGGCGTTACCAGATGCAAGAGATGGCTTAAAGCCTGTTCATAGGCGAATTCTTTATGCTATGAACGATCTTGGCGTTGGAAGTAGAAGCCCATACAAAAAATCTGCTCGTATCGTGGGTGATGTTATCGGTAAGTACCATCCACACGGAGATACAGCAGTTTATGATGCGCTTGTTAGAATGGCGCAAAGCTTTTCTATGAGAGTTCCAACGGTTGATGGACAGGGAAACTTTGGTTCGATTGATGGAGATAGCGCAGCTGCGATGCGTTATACAGAAGCTAGAATGACTTTGCTAGCAGAAGAGTTGCTAAAAGACTTAGATAAAGATACGGTTGATTTTATACCAAACTATGATGAAAGTATGCATGAGCCTGATGTGCTTCCTGCAAGAGTGCCAAATTTGCTTCTAAACGGTTCAAGCGGTATAGCGGTCGGTATGGCGACAAACATCCCGCCGCACAGTCTTGATGAGCTAGTTGATGGGCTTTTGATGTTGCTTGAAAATAAAGATATAACTTTAGAAGAGTTAATGACTGTGATAAAAGGTCCAGACTTCCCAACTGCAGGCATTATCTTTGGTAAAAAAGGCATTATAGATGCTTATCGAACTGGTCGTGGTCGTATTAAAATGCGAGCTAAAACGCATATAGAAAAGAAAGCAAACAAAGATATTATCGTTATAGATGAGCTTCCTTATCAGACAAATAAAGCAACTTTGATTGAAAAAATCGCCGAACTTGTCAAAGATAAACAAATAGAAGGCATTAGCGAAGTAAGAGATGAGAGTGATAGAGAGGGAATTCGCGTTGTTATCGAGCTAAAACGCGACGCGATGAGCGATATCGTTTTAAACAACCTTTTTAAATCAACAGTTATGGAGGCGACTTTTGGAGTTATCATGCTTGCGATTGATAACAAAGAGCCAAAAGTTTTCTCACTAATCGAGCTTTTAAAACTTTTCTTAAGACATAGAAAAACAGTTATCATAAGAAGAACGATATATGAGCTTCAAAAAGCACGCGCTAGAGCGCACATCTTAGAAGGTCTTAAAATCGCGCTTGATAACATTGATGATGTGATTGAACTTATAAAAAGTAGCGCTGATACAACTGTTGCAAGAGAAGGCTTGATGGCTAAATTTGGTTTAAGTGAGCTTCAATCAAATGCAATTTTAGATATGAGACTTAGCCGTTTAACCGGACTTGAGCGTGAAAAGATAGAAAATGAGTTAAAAGAAATTTTAGCTGAAATTCAAAGACTTGATGCGATTTTAAAAAGCGAAGATCTAATCGAAGGCATTATAAAAGATGAACTTTTAGAAGTTAAATCTAAATTTAAATGCCCTAGAATAACAGAAATCATCGATGATTATGATGATATCAACATCGAAGATTTAATCCCAAATGAAAGCATGGTTGTAACTATAACTCATCGTGGTTATATAAAACGAGTACCAAGTAAGACTTATGAGAAGCAAAAACGAGGTGGAAAAGGCAAAGTCGCAGTCACAACGTATGATGATGACTTTATAGAAAGCTTCTTTATCTGCGATACTCACGACACGCTGATGTTTGTAACAGATCGCGGACAGCTTTACTGGTTAAAAGTTTATAAAATTCCAGAAGGAAGCAGAACTGCAAAAGGCAAAGCGGTAGTAAATTTAGTCGAGCTTCAACCAGATGAGAAAATCATGGCGATAATACCTACAAATGACTTTGATGAGAACAAATCGCTAGCTTTCTTCACTAAAAATGGTATCGTAAAACGAACAAATTTAAGCGAGTATAGCAACATCAGAACCGTAGGAATCAGAGCTATAAATTTAGACGATGATGATGAAGTAGTAACAGCAACGATTGTAACTCAAGATATAAAAAGCCTTTTTGTAGTAACTAAAAAGGGAATGTGTATTAAATTTGAAGTTGAAGATGCTAGAGAAATCGGCAGAGTAAGCAGAGGCGTTACTGGTATAAGATTTAAAGAAGAGGGCGATTTTGTCGTTGGAGCAGCGGTTTTACGAGATGATGAACAAGAAGTTTTAAGTGTGGCTAACAAAGGTATCGGCAAAAGAACAACAGCTGATGAGTATCGTTTACAAAAACGTGGTGGCAAAGGTGTTATATGTATGAAACTTACAAGCAGAACTGGGGACTTAGTCGGTATAGTTGTAGTTGATGAAGAGATGGATTTAATGGCGCTAACTTCAAGCGGCAAGATGATAAGAGTCGATATGCAAAGCATTAGAAAAGCAGGGCGAAACACAAGTGGTGTTAAAGTAGTCGATGTGGATGGCGAAGAGGTAGTAAATATAGCAATTTGTCCAAAAATAGAATCAAGTGATGAAACAGAAAGTGATAACAGCTTATTAGGAGAGGAAAATGAGTAA
- a CDS encoding aspartate-semialdehyde dehydrogenase produces the protein MSKRYNVAVVGATGAVGEEIFRVLEEMKFPVNEVLPLASAKSAGSEIEFMGKTYEVKELTETVFDENEIDIAFFSAGGSVSAHFAPFAAESGALVIDNTSHFRMDKDIPLVVPECNPADISLWKERGIIANPNCSTIQMVQILKPLDDAFNIQRVDVSTYQATSGAGKEGMSELVEQMQAFFAFKLDECEPKVFPHQIALNLFPHIDVFKENGYTKEELKMVYETQKILHKEFPVSATCVRVPVLRSHSEAITIRFENDFSLDKVYEVLKNAPSVVVVDDVSKNLYPMPLTASDTNETYVGRIRKDIYDEKVLHLWCSADQIRVGAATNAVRIAIKWIENN, from the coding sequence ATGAGTAAAAGATATAATGTCGCAGTTGTAGGTGCTACAGGAGCAGTTGGCGAGGAGATATTTAGAGTTTTAGAGGAGATGAAATTTCCTGTAAATGAGGTTTTGCCTCTTGCTAGCGCAAAAAGCGCTGGTAGCGAGATAGAATTTATGGGTAAAACTTACGAGGTCAAAGAGCTAACAGAGACTGTTTTTGATGAAAATGAGATTGACATCGCATTTTTTAGCGCTGGCGGTTCTGTAAGTGCACATTTTGCACCATTTGCAGCAGAAAGCGGTGCTTTGGTTATAGATAACACAAGTCATTTTAGAATGGATAAAGATATCCCGTTGGTAGTTCCAGAGTGCAACCCAGCAGACATTAGTCTATGGAAAGAGCGTGGCATTATAGCTAATCCAAACTGTTCAACCATACAAATGGTTCAAATTTTAAAGCCACTTGATGATGCTTTTAACATCCAAAGAGTCGATGTTAGCACATATCAAGCAACAAGTGGTGCTGGAAAAGAGGGTATGAGTGAGTTAGTTGAGCAGATGCAAGCGTTTTTTGCATTTAAACTTGATGAGTGTGAACCAAAGGTTTTCCCACATCAAATAGCTCTAAATTTATTCCCTCATATCGATGTTTTTAAAGAGAATGGCTACACAAAAGAAGAGCTAAAAATGGTCTATGAAACACAAAAAATTCTACACAAAGAATTTCCAGTTTCAGCAACTTGCGTTCGTGTTCCAGTTCTTAGAAGTCATAGTGAGGCGATTACGATTCGTTTTGAAAATGACTTTAGTTTAGATAAAGTTTATGAAGTGCTAAAAAATGCACCAAGCGTTGTTGTAGTTGATGATGTTAGTAAAAATTTATATCCTATGCCGCTAACTGCGAGTGATACAAACGAAACTTATGTTGGCAGGATAAGAAAAGATATCTACGATGAGAAAGTTCTTCACCTATGGTGCAGCGCTGATCAAATTCGCGTTGGAGCGGCGACAAATGCTGTGAGAATCGCTATAAAATGGATAGAAAATAACTGA
- a CDS encoding YqhA family protein, with amino-acid sequence MLGKIFENILWSSRLITILPVIFGLIGAIICFIIASYDILNVMFGAWNYMINGDHSIDLHSDAVGIIVGAIDLYLMALVLFIFSFGIYELFISEIEPMKASKQSQVLEIKSLDQLKDKIGKVIIMVLIVNFFQRVLHAKFSTPLEMVYLAISILALCVGLYFLHKGGGSHH; translated from the coding sequence ATGCTTGGTAAAATTTTTGAAAACATTCTTTGGAGCAGTAGGCTTATAACGATTTTGCCTGTGATTTTTGGGCTTATTGGAGCGATAATCTGCTTTATAATAGCAAGTTATGACATTTTAAACGTTATGTTTGGCGCGTGGAATTATATGATAAATGGGGATCACTCTATCGACTTGCATTCAGATGCGGTTGGCATTATAGTTGGGGCGATTGATTTGTATCTTATGGCTTTGGTTTTGTTTATTTTTAGTTTTGGAATTTATGAACTTTTCATATCTGAAATCGAACCGATGAAGGCTTCAAAACAGTCTCAAGTACTAGAGATAAAAAGCCTTGATCAGTTAAAAGACAAGATAGGCAAAGTTATCATAATGGTTTTGATAGTTAACTTCTTTCAGCGAGTTTTACACGCTAAATTCTCAACCCCTCTTGAGATGGTGTATCTTGCGATTTCCATATTAGCTCTTTGTGTGGGATTATATTTTTTACATAAAGGCGGCGGATCTCATCATTAA
- a CDS encoding carbon starvation CstA family protein, with product MNPTVAKVLWAFTAVIAAWCFGVLALNNGESINAVWMVVASVCIYLIGYRFYGRFVAYKVLGLDDRRATPAVIVNDGRDYVPTNKYVLFGHHFAAIAGAGPLVGPVVAAQMGYLPSMIWLLVGVVIAGAVHDFVVLFLSVRRNGKSLGEMVKDEMGKVTGAIAMIGIFFIMLIIVAILAMVVVNALANSPWGFFTIAMTIPIAIFMGIYMRFLRPGKVIEASVIGFVLLMFALFYGNHIAADPELAKYFSFSKITLAWIIIVYGFIAAILPVWFLLAPRDYLSTFLKIGVIAAMAIAILIVAPDLKMAPVTQFIDGTGPVFAGKMFPFLFVTIACGAISGFHALISSGTTPKMVEKEGQTLFIGYGSMLMESMVGIMALISACILDPGIYFAINSPASFLGGSEVIEAARRITEMGFVVTPEQINELASNIGEGTILSRTGGAPTFAIGLTYLMHEIAGGVEAMGFWYHFAILFEALFILTAVDAGTRTGRFMVQDILGNIYKPMADTKNWAWGILGTVICVAGWGYLLYAGVTDPMGGIYTLWALFGASNQMLAGMALLLATVVLYKMGKSKYAWVTIVPAIWVLITTMYAAIQKLLPANGERVHDAVSHVATAQNAAAKIATLSDPKAIAIQEAIVRNNIIDAVLCALFMFVTVVVLVQTFRICAKIKNGDKKSYPLAESPYKNASDYDVVVGH from the coding sequence ATGAACCCAACTGTAGCAAAAGTGTTATGGGCATTTACTGCTGTCATTGCTGCATGGTGCTTTGGTGTGTTAGCGCTTAATAATGGCGAAAGCATCAATGCTGTGTGGATGGTAGTTGCAAGTGTTTGTATATATCTAATCGGATACCGATTTTATGGACGATTTGTCGCATATAAGGTACTAGGGCTTGATGATAGAAGGGCTACGCCTGCTGTTATCGTAAATGATGGGCGAGATTACGTTCCAACCAACAAATATGTCCTTTTTGGTCACCACTTTGCAGCTATCGCTGGTGCTGGACCTCTTGTAGGACCTGTCGTAGCGGCTCAAATGGGCTATTTACCAAGTATGATTTGGCTTTTAGTCGGTGTTGTCATCGCTGGAGCTGTTCATGATTTTGTCGTGCTTTTCTTATCTGTTAGAAGAAATGGTAAAAGCTTAGGTGAGATGGTAAAAGATGAGATGGGCAAGGTTACTGGCGCGATTGCTATGATAGGAATTTTCTTTATCATGCTTATAATCGTTGCGATTCTTGCAATGGTTGTTGTAAATGCGTTGGCAAACTCACCGTGGGGATTTTTTACTATCGCTATGACTATTCCGATTGCGATTTTTATGGGAATTTATATGAGGTTTTTACGACCTGGTAAGGTTATAGAAGCTTCTGTTATCGGCTTTGTTCTTTTGATGTTTGCGTTATTTTATGGAAACCACATCGCAGCTGATCCTGAACTAGCTAAGTATTTTTCATTTTCTAAAATAACTTTAGCATGGATTATCATAGTTTATGGTTTTATAGCTGCTATTTTACCTGTTTGGTTCTTGCTAGCTCCAAGAGATTACCTTTCAACATTCCTTAAAATCGGCGTTATAGCTGCTATGGCGATAGCGATTTTGATAGTTGCGCCAGATCTTAAGATGGCTCCAGTTACTCAGTTTATCGATGGAACTGGCCCTGTTTTTGCTGGTAAGATGTTTCCTTTCCTTTTTGTAACTATCGCGTGCGGTGCTATTAGCGGTTTTCACGCACTTATTTCAAGTGGAACAACTCCAAAAATGGTTGAAAAAGAGGGTCAAACTCTATTTATCGGTTATGGTTCGATGTTAATGGAAAGTATGGTTGGTATCATGGCGCTTATTTCTGCTTGTATACTTGATCCAGGAATTTACTTTGCCATCAACTCTCCAGCATCGTTTTTAGGTGGAAGTGAAGTTATCGAAGCTGCTAGAAGAATTACTGAAATGGGCTTTGTTGTAACTCCAGAGCAGATTAACGAGCTTGCAAGTAACATAGGTGAGGGAACAATCCTAAGTAGAACTGGTGGAGCGCCGACATTTGCTATCGGTCTTACATATCTAATGCATGAAATTGCTGGTGGCGTAGAAGCTATGGGCTTTTGGTATCACTTTGCGATTTTATTTGAAGCGCTTTTCATCTTAACAGCTGTTGATGCTGGAACTAGAACTGGTAGATTTATGGTTCAAGATATACTTGGAAATATCTATAAACCTATGGCAGATACTAAAAACTGGGCATGGGGAATTTTAGGAACTGTGATTTGTGTTGCTGGTTGGGGATACTTGCTATATGCAGGAGTTACAGATCCAATGGGCGGAATTTACACACTTTGGGCGTTATTTGGCGCATCAAACCAAATGCTTGCTGGTATGGCATTGCTTCTTGCTACTGTTGTGCTTTATAAAATGGGCAAGTCAAAATACGCATGGGTTACAATCGTTCCAGCGATTTGGGTTTTGATAACTACTATGTATGCTGCGATTCAAAAACTTCTTCCAGCAAATGGCGAGAGAGTTCATGATGCAGTTAGCCATGTAGCAACAGCTCAAAATGCAGCTGCTAAGATAGCAACACTAAGCGATCCAAAAGCCATAGCTATACAAGAAGCTATCGTTAGAAACAACATCATAGACGCTGTTCTTTGCGCGTTGTTTATGTTTGTAACTGTTGTTGTTTTGGTTCAGACTTTTAGAATTTGTGCTAAGATAAAAAATGGCGATAAAAAGTCATATCCTTTAGCAGAAAGCCCTTATAAAAATGCGAGCGACTACGATGTCGTGGTGGGGCACTAA
- the kcuS gene encoding KCU-star family selenoprotein, with translation MSWWGTKFEAIKKAYNNLDKAIYPLIGLPSYEKYLEHFKKNHPEGTPLSRKEFFKEAQDSKEKNIKC, from the coding sequence ATGTCGTGGTGGGGCACTAAATTTGAGGCTATCAAAAAAGCTTATAATAATTTAGACAAAGCAATTTATCCTCTCATAGGGCTTCCAAGCTATGAGAAGTATCTTGAGCACTTTAAGAAAAACCATCCAGAGGGAACTCCTCTAAGCAGGAAGGAATTTTTTAAAGAGGCTCAAGATAGTAAAGAAAAAAACATAAAATGCTGA
- the hemE gene encoding uroporphyrinogen decarboxylase has translation MIFIDACLKKPTPYTPVWMMRQAGRYLPEYMAVRQSVGGFLNLCKDYKKASEVTIQPVEILGVDAAILFSDILVVPLEMGMDLEFVKGEGPKFNNPVKTSEDLERLDAQKAAKNLSYVYDTIKLTRENLAKDKALIGFCGAPWTVATYMIEGGGTKNYAICKKMLYSNPQFLHQILAKVTEATKLYLENQIKSGVNAVQIFDSWASALEKDAFFEFSWKYIIEIVEYLKAKYPYIPIIVFPKGISGYLDKIDGNFDVFGVDWSTPLEIARDVLSDKFVLQGNMEPTRLYSKDAIKQGVEQVLQTMKGKNHIFNLGHGILPDVPVENAKYFIKLVQELSQR, from the coding sequence ATGATATTTATAGATGCATGTTTAAAAAAACCAACTCCATACACGCCAGTTTGGATGATGAGGCAAGCTGGAAGATACTTGCCAGAGTATATGGCTGTTAGACAAAGTGTTGGCGGGTTTTTAAATCTTTGTAAAGATTATAAAAAAGCTAGTGAGGTTACGATTCAGCCGGTTGAAATTTTAGGTGTAGATGCGGCGATACTTTTTAGCGATATTTTGGTTGTTCCACTTGAAATGGGTATGGATTTGGAATTTGTCAAAGGTGAAGGTCCTAAATTTAACAACCCTGTTAAAACTAGCGAGGATTTAGAAAGACTTGATGCGCAAAAAGCGGCTAAAAATTTAAGCTACGTTTATGATACGATTAAACTAACTAGAGAAAATTTAGCTAAAGATAAAGCGCTAATCGGCTTTTGTGGCGCTCCGTGGACGGTTGCAACATATATGATAGAAGGTGGTGGGACAAAAAATTATGCGATTTGTAAAAAGATGCTTTACTCAAACCCGCAGTTTTTGCACCAAATTTTGGCTAAAGTTACAGAAGCGACAAAGCTATATCTTGAAAATCAGATAAAAAGTGGCGTAAATGCGGTTCAAATTTTTGATAGTTGGGCGAGTGCATTAGAAAAAGATGCCTTTTTTGAGTTTAGTTGGAAGTATATCATCGAGATAGTTGAGTATCTAAAGGCGAAATATCCATACATCCCGATTATCGTTTTTCCAAAAGGAATTAGCGGATATTTAGATAAAATCGATGGAAATTTCGATGTTTTTGGCGTGGATTGGAGTACTCCGCTTGAGATTGCGCGCGATGTTTTAAGCGATAAATTTGTTCTACAAGGAAATATGGAGCCAACTAGACTTTATAGTAAAGATGCGATAAAACAAGGCGTTGAACAGGTTTTACAGACTATGAAAGGTAAAAATCACATCTTTAACTTAGGTCATGGAATTTTACCAGATGTGCCAGTTGAAAACGCAAAATACTTCATAAAACTAGTTCAAGAACTAAGCCAAAGATAA
- a CDS encoding phage tail assembly protein T — MGVAELEHRLSDAEILEWAQFYALEPFGDDRVELMLAQIMMMLSSFMGAKIRFDDFFISKRVKQKDKDIEKEMRLCFGF, encoded by the coding sequence ATGGGCGTTGCTGAGTTAGAGCATAGACTAAGTGATGCAGAGATATTAGAGTGGGCGCAGTTTTACGCCTTAGAGCCTTTTGGCGATGATAGAGTTGAGCTTATGCTTGCACAAATTATGATGATGTTATCATCTTTTATGGGCGCTAAGATAAGGTTTGATGACTTTTTTATAAGCAAAAGAGTAAAACAAAAAGATAAAGATATAGAAAAGGAGATGAGGTTGTGCTTTGGGTTTTAG
- a CDS encoding amidohydrolase, with product MSDIGKIVANLQDEMIENRRLFHKTPETGWFTFYTTAKIAALLDSYGYTLKMGREIVDVNSRLGVGTSQKQQEAKERAKALLSDKEAKYLDVLEDGLTGVVATIDTKRHGKTTAFRFDIDCVDVTENASSSHRPAKDGFISTIPGQMHACGHDGHITIGLALAKALAENLSEFNGKFMFIFQTGEEGCRGAVAMEPTGFLKGVDYLLGAHIGFQAKVSGGVICGVNKFLATSKFDVNFTGKSAHAAGEPEAGRNALLAAAEAALAMHGITRNSQGVTRINVGVLRAGEGRNVIAPNGYIACETRGETTELNDFMRQKCFDIVEGVAKIHGVEYEITQTGGTAGGDSSPFVTELFYEAASESPFIQDDKIVKNFDFGACEDFAHFMRAVQKQGGQSGYMMIGSNLSAGHHNSCFDFDEKTLSAGLDIFLRASYKLNGN from the coding sequence ATGAGCGATATCGGAAAAATAGTTGCAAATTTGCAAGATGAGATGATAGAAAACAGAAGGCTTTTTCACAAGACTCCAGAGACTGGCTGGTTTACGTTTTATACCACCGCTAAGATTGCTGCTTTGCTTGACTCTTATGGCTACACACTTAAAATGGGGCGCGAAATTGTCGATGTAAACTCGCGTCTTGGCGTAGGCACAAGCCAAAAACAACAAGAGGCAAAAGAACGAGCAAAAGCTCTTTTAAGTGATAAAGAGGCAAAATACCTTGATGTGTTAGAAGATGGCTTAACTGGCGTTGTTGCGACTATCGATACTAAAAGACATGGCAAAACTACTGCTTTTAGATTTGACATTGATTGCGTTGATGTTACAGAAAATGCTAGCTCTTCTCACAGACCTGCTAAAGATGGATTTATTTCAACCATTCCTGGTCAAATGCACGCGTGCGGACACGATGGGCATATAACAATCGGACTTGCACTCGCAAAGGCGTTGGCTGAAAACCTAAGCGAATTTAATGGCAAATTTATGTTTATCTTCCAAACTGGCGAAGAGGGTTGTAGAGGCGCGGTTGCGATGGAGCCAACTGGGTTTTTAAAAGGGGTTGATTACTTACTTGGCGCTCACATCGGCTTTCAAGCAAAAGTGAGCGGTGGCGTGATTTGTGGGGTAAATAAATTTCTTGCAACTTCAAAATTTGATGTAAATTTTACAGGTAAATCAGCCCACGCAGCAGGCGAGCCAGAAGCTGGAAGAAACGCTCTTCTTGCCGCAGCAGAAGCTGCTTTAGCGATGCATGGCATAACAAGAAACTCACAAGGCGTGACTAGGATAAATGTTGGTGTTTTAAGAGCTGGAGAGGGGCGAAATGTCATCGCGCCAAATGGCTATATAGCGTGTGAAACAAGAGGTGAGACAACTGAGCTAAATGACTTTATGCGTCAAAAATGCTTTGATATCGTAGAAGGCGTGGCAAAAATTCATGGCGTTGAATACGAAATAACACAAACAGGAGGCACAGCAGGAGGGGATAGTAGCCCTTTTGTGACTGAGCTTTTTTACGAAGCAGCAAGTGAGTCACCATTTATCCAAGATGATAAAATAGTCAAAAATTTCGACTTTGGAGCGTGCGAAGACTTCGCGCACTTTATGCGAGCTGTGCAAAAGCAAGGCGGACAAAGTGGTTATATGATGATAGGTTCAAACCTAAGCGCAGGACACCACAACTCATGTTTTGACTTCGATGAAAAGACCTTATCAGCGGGGCTTGATATATTTTTGCGTGCTTCTTATAAGCTAAATGGAAACTGA
- a CDS encoding M20 family metallo-hydrolase, whose translation MVNAQRLKQNLEEISKFGALEGGGLTRLAFSKEEEMAKKYLINLAKNAGLEVQVDGIGNIFATLKGSDSNLPPVATGSHLDSVKEGGFYDGPLGVICSLEALQTIKEKQIPHLRDITLVVFSCEESSRFNHATVGSKAITKKLNLSNLKEIKDKSGISIYQAAKSCGYDIDNLENQTLKDNQIYAFLELHIEQGPVLEAKQIPVGIVTGIASPIRYELTLNGRADHSGATPMSMRKDALVCASEIIIAIEKCAKAYKTAVGTVGFVEATPGVLNVIPGSARLGIDLRDICKDDLIALDKDVTNAIKQICSNKDISYELKELSRSFPVKLSEKIIKTLENEALNLGIKTLNLPSGAGHDTMNLDCAASHIGMIFIPCKDGISHNVKESIKIEDSVLGANLLTKTIITLSNEV comes from the coding sequence ATGGTAAATGCTCAAAGGTTGAAGCAAAATTTAGAAGAGATATCTAAATTTGGCGCTTTAGAAGGCGGTGGACTTACAAGGCTTGCATTTTCTAAAGAAGAGGAAATGGCTAAAAAATACCTTATAAATTTAGCCAAAAATGCTGGTTTAGAGGTGCAAGTTGATGGGATAGGAAATATCTTTGCTACTTTAAAAGGAAGCGATTCAAACCTACCTCCAGTTGCGACTGGCTCGCATTTAGACAGTGTTAAAGAGGGTGGATTTTACGATGGTCCACTAGGAGTGATTTGCTCGCTTGAAGCACTACAAACTATCAAAGAAAAGCAAATCCCACACCTTAGAGATATAACTCTTGTTGTATTTTCTTGCGAAGAGTCAAGCCGTTTTAACCACGCAACAGTCGGCTCTAAAGCCATCACAAAAAAACTAAATTTATCAAATTTAAAAGAGATAAAAGACAAATCAGGCATTAGCATTTATCAAGCAGCAAAATCGTGCGGATATGACATAGACAACTTAGAAAATCAAACCCTAAAAGATAACCAAATTTATGCTTTTTTAGAGCTTCACATCGAACAAGGTCCAGTTTTAGAAGCTAAGCAAATTCCAGTTGGCATAGTAACTGGCATCGCTTCGCCGATTCGCTATGAACTAACGCTAAATGGTAGAGCCGATCACTCTGGCGCAACTCCGATGAGTATGAGAAAAGACGCGTTAGTTTGCGCAAGTGAGATTATCATTGCTATAGAAAAATGTGCAAAAGCCTATAAAACCGCCGTTGGAACAGTTGGCTTTGTAGAAGCAACTCCAGGAGTTTTAAACGTAATACCAGGAAGCGCTAGACTTGGAATCGATCTTAGAGATATTTGCAAAGATGACTTAATAGCGCTAGATAAAGATGTCACCAACGCAATAAAGCAAATTTGTTCAAACAAAGACATTAGCTATGAGTTAAAAGAGCTTTCAAGAAGCTTTCCTGTAAAACTAAGTGAAAAAATTATAAAAACACTTGAAAACGAAGCCTTAAATTTAGGTATAAAAACGCTAAATTTACCCAGTGGCGCTGGGCATGATACGATGAATTTAGACTGTGCGGCAAGCCACATCGGTATGATTTTTATCCCATGCAAAGATGGCATTAGCCACAACGTAAAAGAGAGCATAAAGATAGAAGATAGCGTGCTTGGTGCAAATTTATTAACAAAAACAATCATAACTTTATCAAACGAGGTGTAA